A stretch of DNA from Streptomyces venezuelae:
CAGCACGGGCGCCGCTCAGCGCGAGCGCTTCGCCAGCCGCTCCACGTCCAGCAGGATCACGGCACGGGCCTCCAGGCGGAGCCAGCCGCGGCCGGCGAAGTCGGCCAGCGCCTTGTTCACCGTCTCGCGGGAGGCGCCGACGAGCTGGGCCAGCTCCTCCTGGGTCAGGTCGTGGACGACGTGAATGCCTTCCTCCGACTGCACGCCGAAGCGGCGCGACAGGTCCAGGAGGGCCCGGGCGACCCGGCCCGGCACATCGGAGAAGACCAGGTCGGACATCTGGTCGTTGGTCTTGCGCAGGCGCCGGGCGACGGCGCGCAGCAGGGCCGTGGCCACCTCGGGGCGGGCGTTCAGCCAGGGCTGGAGGTCGCCGTGGCCCAGGCCGAGCAGCTTGACCTCGGTCAGGGCGGTGGCCGTGGCCGTCCGCGGGCCCGGGTCGAACAGCGACAGCTCGCCGATCAGCTCGCCGGGGCCGAGCACCGCGAGCATGTTCTCGCGGCCGTCGGGGGAGGTGCGGTGGAGCTTCACCTTGCCCTCGGTGACCACGTACAGCCGGTCACCGGGGTCGCCCTCGTGGAACAGGGCGTCACCGCGTGCGAGGGTCACCTCGCCCATGGAGGCGCGGAGCTCCGCGGCCTGCTCGTCATCGAGCGCCGCGAAGAGCGGGGCGCGCCGCAGAACGTCGTCCACGAGTCTCTCTCCTATGTCGACCGGCTCCGGGGACCGTGCTCCCCATTTTGCCGGACGCTACAAACAGTGCGATCAATCACAAGGATGCCGGACGGACGGGTGTGCTGTGCGGTGTTACCGGAGGTCCGGGCGGGTGTCACTGCCCGGCCTTAGGCTGGCGGAGTGTCCAATAAGCCGGTGAGAGCACAGGCCAAGGGGTCCGCGGGAGTGACCGCCGCCCTGAATTCAGCTGTGGGCGAACAGGGGGTTGGCGCGGCTGCGGCCCGCCCCCCGGGCAAAGCTTCGGCCAAGAAAGCTGTG
This window harbors:
- a CDS encoding Crp/Fnr family transcriptional regulator, translating into MDDVLRRAPLFAALDDEQAAELRASMGEVTLARGDALFHEGDPGDRLYVVTEGKVKLHRTSPDGRENMLAVLGPGELIGELSLFDPGPRTATATALTEVKLLGLGHGDLQPWLNARPEVATALLRAVARRLRKTNDQMSDLVFSDVPGRVARALLDLSRRFGVQSEEGIHVVHDLTQEELAQLVGASRETVNKALADFAGRGWLRLEARAVILLDVERLAKRSR